TGATCTatacattttcttctttcgatCTCCATCGACTTGAGTGGATGAGGCAGCGTCAGTGTCCTTGCTGTTGTTACCATTCTCCGCAACCATTTCTGCTGCACTTTCAGCCGCAGTCCTAGCTCCCGCTCCGTTAGCACGATCCTTCGAGTAGACTAAGCTAATCATGTCCCAAAACTTAATAGTCTTGTGTCGATATGAAGTTGCATATTTGTTTGCCTGAAAATAACAACAAATGAAGCATATGATAAGGAGATGCTGCTGCAAGTATGATGcggtcaaaataaaatgaaaacatGAATTTGGCCGATATTTGACCAgaaaattcttaaaaaaaatccacaacGTTATAATTGACTAACCATGAGATTTGGGAAAGTTTCATGTCATTTGGttcagtattttgaaaaatatgagCTTTCGAAGGTTCAGCCCTGATTTGACCGAAATTTGACAGTTTTTTCTAACTCTCCAGataattctgaaaaaaaatccaaaagtTATAAATGACTAATCATGAGATCTGGGAAAGTATCATGTCATTTGGttcagtattttgaaaaatatgagCTCGTGAAGGTTCAGCCCTGAATATGGGGAAGATGGATCGTAAAGAAATGTTACCTGAACATAAGTATTCCATACATCCTCACTGTCAACAGAGATCTTGTTGTTGTCCCAGTCCCAACCAAAACCACTCTGAGAGAGCATCTTGCTTATGATAGCATGGTACTTGTCAAAAGTTTTGCTCCTTGATATAATATTCACCTTCGTAATTTCCATTTGATATAATATTCTCCCTCGTAATTTCCATTTCACACTTCTCTCTCACATTCTTGACAGCAGCTGTGTACACATGAGGTTTCCATCCATTCTGAGCACGATCTCCCTTGTTGTAATGTTCAACAAAGACATCCAACAAAGCTTTGTCCATTGAATCCGACCAAGTTAGGTAGCCTCTACCTCCTTTTTTCCCAGACTCCATACCTACAATAGCAAGAATATCATGAGATTTAGTGGCAGCAActaagaaagagagagaataaCTAAATTTGACAGATATGAAACATACCAagtatatattaaaaaaaagattgtacAACAATCAATCGAAGTCAAGCATTTTCTCTCCTAGCTTGATAATCTACCCACATCTGATTAGCTAAGGTATCTCTGAAATTGTTCCACACGGTAGTTGATTCACCATACCTAATCATATCATGCTCGTCTTGGTCTTCGATGGCAGCATTGTTTATCTCATTGTCCACTTGCTGTAACATTATGTAATCCATCTCTCTTTGTCTACCAGCTAGGAAGTTATGCAAGATACAACAAGCATTGATGACACGAATCTTCCATGAAGTTAGTATGGCATGTTAacagaagaacaaaagaacccaaaaaaaagatacaatTAACTAGATGATACCTGATTTCTTATTCCAAAGAAGGAACTAGTCCTCACAAAAGCCCATCTCATCTTTATAAAAGCAAAAATCCTTTCAACTACATTCCTAGCAGATGCATGCCGTAGGTTATATAGCTCTCTTGGAGTTTGTGGATTATTTCCATTGGCAGCCCACTCTTTCAAGTGATACTGCACAGACCTGTATGGAGCAAGAAAGCCTGGACCGTTTGTGTATCCAGCATCTACTAGATAGTATTTCCCTAATGTTTATGAAAATTAGCCCATATTAGATTTCAGTTGAAATATCTAGTTGGAAGTTGTATCATACAAAGACAGAAAATTACCACTTGGAACTTTAAAAGCATCTTGCCTTAACATTGCATCTCGCAACTAATACATACACAAACTTCATGCTTCGGTCACAAACACCCAGCACATTTGTGGTTATTTGATGCTTCCTATTCCTATATCTACCTTGCTTGCGAGCTGCAACACGGACCCTAACATTTGTGCCA
The Brachypodium distachyon strain Bd21 chromosome 2, Brachypodium_distachyon_v3.0, whole genome shotgun sequence genome window above contains:
- the LOC104583283 gene encoding LOW QUALITY PROTEIN: L10-interacting MYB domain-containing protein (The sequence of the model RefSeq protein was modified relative to this genomic sequence to represent the inferred CDS: deleted 2 bases in 1 codon; substituted 1 base at 1 genomic stop codon); amino-acid sequence: MESGKKGGRGYLTWSDSMDKALLDVFVEHYNKGDRAQNGWKPHVYTAAVKNVREKCEMEITRENIISRSKTFDKYHAIISKMLSQSGFGWDWDNNKISVDSEDVWNTYVQANKYATSYRHKTIKFWDMISLVYSKDRANGAGARTAAESAAEMVAENGNNSKDTDAASSTQVDGDRKKKMYRSDDSIASMLGEKLDNFTAAFQADVCEPPPKHASPEEILAALDAIPGWVRMMCXQYDILVSNERKFKSLQALPDGMKKKWILKQVNP